The following proteins are co-located in the Legionella busanensis genome:
- a CDS encoding helix-turn-helix transcriptional regulator, whose product MHINLENEPLRLLNYTNFVKNTCAVLFKAIGINHFSYIEADETGNYFWLDSHDEYLHQCILQGIIKNKPLNILKSYPKKGFYLLDTYPQNEQETYKDAGKLLQDFNFGHSFRILEILNSKDKVLKFYCFDAPLDKPDINHIYLNNLDMLSKFNNYFDSQLASIRPLLPKLSIANQLEFMQLMSTAFIKESITLAIPFNKKSFHHNTHLTLREKEVLWWHIRGKTSDETASLLGISRRTVERHFENLREKYDCKSKNQLILKLASGY is encoded by the coding sequence ATGCATATCAACTTAGAAAATGAACCTTTGCGCCTACTTAATTACACTAATTTTGTAAAAAACACATGCGCCGTATTATTTAAAGCGATAGGAATTAATCATTTTAGTTACATTGAAGCGGATGAAACAGGTAATTATTTTTGGTTAGACAGTCATGATGAATACTTACATCAATGTATTTTACAGGGCATTATTAAGAATAAACCTCTAAATATTTTAAAATCTTATCCTAAAAAAGGGTTCTATCTTTTAGATACTTATCCGCAAAATGAGCAGGAAACTTATAAGGATGCCGGTAAATTGTTGCAAGATTTTAATTTCGGCCATTCATTTCGCATACTTGAGATTCTTAATAGTAAGGATAAAGTATTAAAATTCTACTGCTTTGATGCGCCCTTAGATAAGCCAGATATAAATCATATTTATTTAAACAACCTTGATATGTTGTCTAAATTTAATAACTATTTTGATAGTCAATTAGCTTCAATCCGCCCTCTTTTGCCTAAACTTTCAATTGCAAATCAACTTGAGTTTATGCAACTCATGAGTACAGCCTTTATTAAAGAATCGATTACTCTTGCCATTCCTTTTAATAAAAAAAGCTTTCATCACAACACTCATTTAACGCTAAGAGAAAAAGAAGTATTATGGTGGCATATACGGGGAAAAACTTCGGATGAGACCGCATCTCTCCTTGGAATTTCAAGACGTACCGTAGAAAGACACTTTGAAAACTTACGGGAAAAATATGATTGTAAATCAAAAAACCAGCTTATTCTTAAATTAGCTTCTGGTTATTGA
- a CDS encoding aldo/keto reductase, translating into MKFLLSLLSLLLLVIGHYSFSKRAESNPPSELPKRYIKKIDRAVSFIGLGTVELGRAWGIAGEESLHPSESVAQAVLLQALRNNITVIDTASSYGLSEERIGRYIPRTAYNYLLITKPGEHNIKANDPRCEQKAYDEIYCAKPAADYDFSREAIFQDVHESLQKLKTDKLDIVLLHLDNKTAIEVLKKGEAVKALQELKALGKLSFIGVSVNGEPAQYAIDMDLFDVIEMEYSLINQRNKPYIDAAYAKGMGIIIRGGLGTGLLTPYVKQHIDDPNLPYGPKIRALLELTHQDYNQLTSLALAFLYQDPHISSVIIGADRPEYIDKDIKLLKEFKDESLLEKAKAILQHYETPDFFTENMGEYFFNKES; encoded by the coding sequence ATGAAGTTTTTACTCTCTCTCTTAAGTTTGTTACTACTCGTTATAGGACATTATTCCTTTTCTAAAAGGGCTGAATCTAACCCGCCATCTGAATTGCCTAAGCGCTATATAAAAAAAATAGATAGAGCAGTTTCTTTTATTGGTTTAGGGACCGTTGAGCTAGGAAGAGCCTGGGGTATCGCAGGTGAAGAAAGCTTACATCCATCAGAATCAGTGGCACAAGCAGTATTACTGCAAGCCCTAAGAAATAATATTACCGTCATTGATACAGCATCTTCTTATGGCTTAAGTGAAGAGCGTATTGGACGCTATATTCCACGCACAGCCTATAACTACCTTTTAATTACTAAACCAGGTGAGCATAATATTAAAGCCAATGATCCACGTTGTGAGCAAAAAGCTTATGATGAAATTTATTGTGCAAAACCTGCGGCTGATTATGATTTTAGCCGAGAAGCCATTTTTCAAGATGTGCATGAGAGCTTACAAAAATTAAAGACAGATAAATTGGATATAGTATTACTCCATTTAGATAATAAAACAGCGATTGAAGTCTTAAAAAAAGGCGAAGCGGTGAAAGCTTTACAGGAATTAAAGGCACTGGGAAAGTTAAGCTTTATTGGTGTCTCAGTTAATGGAGAGCCTGCTCAATATGCGATCGATATGGATCTTTTTGATGTCATAGAAATGGAATATAGTTTAATTAATCAACGCAATAAACCTTATATTGATGCAGCTTATGCTAAAGGAATGGGGATTATTATAAGGGGCGGGCTCGGTACAGGCTTATTAACGCCTTATGTCAAACAACATATCGATGACCCTAATCTACCCTATGGTCCAAAAATACGCGCTTTACTTGAATTAACTCACCAGGATTATAACCAACTCACCAGCCTTGCTCTCGCCTTCCTTTATCAAGATCCTCATATTAGCTCTGTTATTATTGGTGCTGATAGACCAGAGTATATTGATAAGGACATTAAATTATTAAAAGAATTTAAGGATGAATCTTTATTAGAAAAAGCTAAAGCAATTTTACAACACTATGAAACACCGGATTTTTTTACTGAGAATATGGGAGAGTATTTTTTTAATAAAGAAAGTTAA
- a CDS encoding SDR family oxidoreductase, protein MKNSESSDCYFIFGFGYTAKFLAKELIKRNFKVIGTTRDKQKFLTYDTQPNYSLINYQFDEVSAYLKEATHLLISIPPVPMVGDPVLSDFNNLIKDNRHHLKWLGYLSSTSVYGDHQGDWVDEESVCLAKDTQSTLRLNTEKAWTAFAKQYQLPLHIFRLAGIYGPGRNAISRIKAGKKLSIYKSGQFFSRIHVSDIVSVLLASLEYPKSYSIYNVADDEPTASHIIDAYACNLLKQSPLPLINYEEANLSPFERHFYTNNRRVANAKIKNELKIKLKYPTYQEGLQQLITDNY, encoded by the coding sequence ATGAAAAATTCAGAATCTAGTGATTGCTACTTTATTTTTGGTTTCGGCTATACCGCCAAGTTTTTAGCAAAAGAGTTAATTAAGCGCAATTTCAAAGTCATTGGAACTACCCGTGATAAGCAAAAATTTTTAACTTATGATACACAGCCAAACTATTCTCTTATTAATTATCAATTTGATGAAGTCTCAGCTTATTTAAAAGAAGCAACTCATCTTCTGATAAGCATTCCTCCAGTTCCAATGGTAGGTGATCCTGTATTGTCTGATTTTAATAATTTAATTAAAGACAATAGGCATCATTTAAAATGGCTAGGTTATTTATCCTCAACCAGTGTGTACGGTGATCATCAAGGTGATTGGGTAGATGAAGAATCAGTCTGCTTAGCGAAAGATACTCAAAGCACTTTAAGGTTAAATACTGAGAAAGCCTGGACGGCTTTTGCAAAGCAATATCAGCTACCACTACATATCTTTAGATTGGCCGGAATTTATGGACCAGGTAGAAATGCCATAAGTCGTATCAAGGCCGGAAAAAAATTAAGTATTTATAAAAGTGGGCAATTTTTTTCTAGAATCCATGTCTCTGATATTGTATCAGTCTTACTAGCGTCATTAGAGTATCCTAAATCTTATTCAATTTATAATGTTGCTGATGATGAGCCAACTGCATCTCATATTATTGACGCGTATGCTTGTAATTTGTTAAAGCAATCACCTTTGCCCCTTATCAATTATGAAGAAGCGAATCTCTCACCTTTTGAAAGACATTTTTACACCAATAATCGTCGAGTAGCTAACGCTAAAATTAAAAATGAATTAAAAATTAAACTTAAGTACCCAACCTATCAAGAAGGACTCCAGCAGTTAATTACAGATAATTATTAA
- a CDS encoding LysR family transcriptional regulator, with protein sequence MKFYNNLESFLFAYELGSFSKAGKKLNITQAAVSTQIKNLEIYLGKTLFIREGKYIKPTFAAKKLAVLVSEPFYKLRGAIDSFSKYTNTREGIIKIGCINEFAQKILTPKIGICLEHEIKLRVNYINNNQEVIDALQDNLIDFGITSVKFDYPNLKFIKLFDDELIFVGTERWKNYLDQTNVASFVSSLHSLRWLAYNNDLPFIKKYIDSILDTVQFIEPYLTFTDFNVLIDLVARGYGVACLPKTYVQSYIDNQSVIQMHFPKNPPRYTVYLVYKAGSLLNKRMKFFKELCDKMSVKNLIGVY encoded by the coding sequence ATGAAGTTTTATAATAATCTTGAGTCATTCTTATTCGCTTATGAGCTCGGGTCATTCTCCAAAGCGGGTAAAAAATTAAATATTACACAAGCGGCTGTGTCAACTCAAATAAAAAATTTGGAAATTTATTTAGGTAAGACACTTTTTATACGTGAAGGTAAATATATTAAGCCTACGTTTGCTGCTAAAAAATTAGCTGTTTTAGTTTCTGAACCTTTTTATAAATTAAGGGGCGCTATCGATAGCTTTTCCAAATATACCAATACACGAGAAGGTATAATAAAAATAGGTTGCATCAATGAATTTGCTCAAAAGATTTTAACCCCTAAAATAGGTATCTGCCTTGAGCATGAAATTAAACTTAGAGTAAATTATATTAATAACAATCAAGAAGTAATTGATGCATTGCAAGATAATTTAATAGATTTTGGAATTACGTCAGTTAAATTTGATTATCCTAATCTCAAATTTATTAAATTATTTGATGATGAATTAATTTTTGTTGGAACTGAGCGTTGGAAAAATTACTTAGATCAAACAAATGTGGCTTCATTTGTTTCTAGCCTTCATTCATTACGCTGGCTTGCTTATAATAACGATTTGCCATTCATCAAAAAGTATATAGATTCTATTTTAGATACAGTACAATTTATTGAACCCTATCTTACTTTTACTGATTTTAATGTGTTGATTGATCTAGTTGCGCGTGGTTATGGAGTGGCTTGTTTGCCAAAAACATATGTCCAGTCTTATATCGACAATCAATCAGTTATTCAAATGCATTTTCCTAAAAATCCGCCTCGATACACAGTTTATCTAGTATATAAAGCAGGTAGTTTGCTAAATAAACGAATGAAATTTTTCAAAGAGCTTTGCGATAAGATGTCTGTAAAAAATTTAATAGGCGTATATTAG
- a CDS encoding class I SAM-dependent methyltransferase: MSFPKLSTLEKKLVERIINLKPKAHSLLEVGCGDGKKLIYLKNKYFMKVYGIDLYEPYVEKLRQANISVEIGDARLLTYANDNFSWVLVANSLHHIPNPEDALAEALRVAKYGVIVVDPWYDKTIYSQQLSASLAAWCKKLHQSLGYFHREGLSAGEIINAITHEISGIEVYYELFINELNIEEFFKIQQQYITQLQENHYLLWELKQIKHRINNNFISEPGQVVVIIRK, translated from the coding sequence ATGTCTTTTCCAAAACTATCAACCCTTGAAAAGAAACTTGTTGAAAGAATAATAAATTTAAAACCAAAAGCTCATTCCTTACTTGAAGTAGGTTGTGGTGATGGCAAAAAATTAATCTATTTAAAAAATAAATATTTTATGAAAGTTTATGGTATTGATCTTTATGAGCCTTATGTAGAGAAATTACGTCAAGCAAATATTAGTGTTGAAATAGGCGATGCCAGACTTTTAACTTATGCGAATGATAATTTTAGTTGGGTTTTAGTCGCTAATTCTCTACATCATATACCTAACCCAGAAGATGCTTTGGCAGAAGCTCTAAGGGTCGCTAAATATGGCGTAATTGTAGTTGACCCTTGGTATGATAAAACTATTTATTCCCAACAACTTAGCGCGTCGTTAGCTGCCTGGTGTAAAAAGCTACATCAGAGCCTAGGTTATTTTCATCGTGAAGGGCTTAGTGCAGGTGAAATCATTAATGCCATCACTCATGAAATTTCTGGCATTGAAGTCTATTATGAGCTTTTTATTAATGAGCTAAATATAGAAGAATTTTTCAAAATACAACAGCAATATATAACTCAATTACAGGAAAATCACTATTTATTATGGGAATTGAAACAAATTAAGCACAGAATAAATAATAACTTTATCAGTGAACCCGGACAAGTTGTTGTTATTATTAGGAAATAA
- a CDS encoding helix-turn-helix transcriptional regulator: MSLKIDLNHPIFLLKNRVCEVSKNFLNIFGFNYFQYLRCFADGSINCLVTDTNLFEYFQKIENEPVVFSSFGNEHIKSHSYWFFWDEELPSMPVEIAREKYNFHNGITLVRRNKNYYDMIAVTLPYEHPNPGAFYLNKLKAIEQFIFDFELQNKELITLLNKNPLSLPTAYRDVNYKDICLHQDRITVEGKTKSTYITTQELTCLRLWLQGATHKQIARCLDLSHRTVETYLVRIKQRTEFSSWSEIERMLYSCSAV, from the coding sequence ATGTCCTTAAAAATTGATTTAAACCATCCAATCTTTTTACTAAAGAATAGAGTCTGCGAAGTTAGTAAAAATTTTTTAAATATATTTGGTTTTAATTATTTTCAGTATTTACGTTGTTTTGCTGATGGTTCTATAAATTGCCTCGTTACAGATACAAACTTATTTGAATATTTTCAGAAAATTGAAAATGAGCCTGTTGTTTTTTCATCTTTTGGTAATGAACATATAAAATCTCATTCATATTGGTTTTTCTGGGATGAAGAGCTACCAAGTATGCCGGTGGAGATTGCTCGAGAAAAATATAATTTCCATAATGGGATTACGTTGGTGAGGCGTAACAAAAATTATTACGACATGATTGCTGTAACGCTTCCTTATGAGCACCCAAATCCGGGTGCATTTTACCTCAATAAATTAAAAGCCATAGAACAATTTATTTTTGATTTTGAATTACAAAATAAAGAATTAATAACGTTATTGAATAAAAATCCTTTAAGCCTTCCTACCGCTTATCGCGATGTGAATTACAAAGATATTTGCTTGCATCAAGATCGAATTACAGTAGAAGGAAAAACTAAATCGACCTATATCACTACCCAAGAATTAACTTGCTTAAGGTTATGGTTACAAGGAGCAACACATAAACAGATTGCCAGGTGTCTCGATCTGTCACATCGAACCGTTGAGACTTATTTAGTGAGGATTAAACAAAGGACAGAATTTTCCTCCTGGTCTGAAATAGAACGTATGTTATATTCTTGTTCTGCTGTTTAG
- a CDS encoding nuclear transport factor 2 family protein: protein MKLAKPAQHLFEQFCEGYAMRDLSFTLSLFTKEANVWGSGLDEYRVGSKEIEEQLTRDWSQSESSKIEVVRFVPTPDNALWAAAVCNARIIVANKNYLFEHLRGTLIIEQDEGIWKIAHMHASFPDYRNVENNSFPIN, encoded by the coding sequence ATGAAATTAGCTAAACCTGCCCAACATCTATTTGAACAATTTTGCGAAGGTTATGCCATGCGTGATTTATCTTTTACACTTAGCCTTTTTACAAAAGAAGCTAATGTTTGGGGATCAGGTCTTGACGAATATCGAGTAGGATCAAAGGAAATTGAAGAACAATTAACGAGAGATTGGAGCCAGTCGGAGAGCTCTAAAATAGAAGTCGTACGTTTTGTACCGACACCTGATAATGCTTTGTGGGCTGCGGCAGTTTGTAATGCCCGAATTATAGTTGCTAATAAGAATTATTTATTTGAACATTTACGAGGTACTTTAATTATTGAGCAAGATGAAGGTATTTGGAAAATAGCACACATGCATGCCTCTTTCCCTGACTACAGAAATGTAGAGAATAACTCTTTCCCAATTAATTAA
- a CDS encoding MFS transporter codes for MSITISAPNKLIIFAIANGLIAQFAMDIYIPSMPALIQFFNTISDTIQLSYFYFMLGFGFSIFLNGWTNRGINYRHTFLICNSIFLLSTLLIIFSTNITYFLTLRFLQGIGAGFGSIAIIIALIHLLLPSNKLGIFVSYTVFFLTTANVIAPILGGYLQELYGWQSNFIFLFILAFLLLLSSYRFLPDITIAPKKEKKVFFKKMKILLKNKYYMMHMIYAIICVSIIVCYLIMSSFILQLQLGVSTRLFGWIGALISLLFSLGSLFNSILLVKYLPKNLIYIGLIISLLGTVNFLIASWFTAKSILAFVIPMAISSLGLGVLYPNFIARGFKNFNLFIIDATSLLSLMKIIVICLITVLVALIPDTFFSCALLIGLMYSLLLALILYLNREYLSN; via the coding sequence ATGTCTATTACTATATCAGCACCAAATAAATTAATTATATTTGCTATTGCCAATGGATTGATTGCCCAGTTTGCAATGGATATTTATATTCCTTCTATGCCTGCTTTAATCCAATTTTTTAATACTATCAGTGATACTATTCAGCTGAGTTATTTTTATTTTATGTTAGGATTTGGATTTTCTATTTTCTTAAATGGATGGACTAATAGAGGAATAAATTATCGTCATACTTTTTTAATTTGTAATAGTATATTTTTACTATCTACTCTTTTAATTATCTTTTCAACTAATATAACTTATTTTCTAACTTTGAGGTTTTTACAGGGGATAGGTGCGGGGTTTGGTTCTATAGCAATTATCATTGCACTTATTCATCTTCTTCTGCCTTCCAATAAATTAGGAATATTCGTTTCTTATACTGTGTTTTTTTTAACAACTGCTAATGTTATAGCCCCAATTTTAGGTGGATACTTACAGGAGCTTTATGGTTGGCAAAGCAATTTTATATTTTTATTTATATTAGCTTTTTTACTTTTATTATCTAGCTATAGGTTTTTACCAGACATTACTATCGCTCCCAAAAAAGAAAAAAAGGTTTTTTTTAAAAAGATGAAAATTCTACTAAAAAATAAATATTATATGATGCATATGATATATGCCATTATTTGTGTAAGCATTATTGTATGTTATTTGATTATGAGTTCTTTTATCTTACAGCTACAGTTAGGTGTATCTACTAGGCTCTTTGGCTGGATAGGAGCTTTAATAAGTTTATTATTTAGTTTAGGTTCTCTCTTTAATAGTATACTGCTTGTTAAATATTTACCAAAAAACTTGATTTACATTGGCTTAATAATAAGTCTACTGGGTACAGTAAATTTTTTAATTGCCAGCTGGTTTACTGCTAAGTCAATTTTAGCTTTTGTTATACCTATGGCTATTTCTTCTTTAGGATTAGGTGTTTTATACCCTAACTTTATTGCTCGTGGATTTAAAAATTTTAATTTATTTATTATAGATGCAACCTCACTTCTAAGCTTAATGAAGATCATTGTGATTTGCTTAATTACAGTGTTAGTGGCGCTAATTCCAGATACTTTTTTTTCCTGCGCCTTATTAATAGGATTAATGTATAGTTTATTATTAGCATTAATTTTATACTTAAATAGAGAGTATTTAAGTAATTGA
- a CDS encoding aKG-HExxH-type peptide beta-hydroxylase: MTINQKLLYTLPMQPFMGKTHIKVMHCYLRKRTRKSFLELILAAEKGLNANFNLLLKKINSLDVNKHFSPMLYFYYYSVLEALYGQKKDEVDNLCHLLNEFSIDNFYIQEFLIDNDQNNPIIENQLNYVRSVSNKIETFEQLSTTEYDLAKKQIAKVFSVIKKTNKKLYNEIQEILAVLHISKGIFFATAATSLKYFGMIILRYKLLDSEEQQFLYFFDSIIHETSHVFLNLLMTIDPIILNSTELYHSPARNVLRPLKGIFHAHFVFFRLIVMYRLAEDYLIDIKHSGHHENYSNRPIRDLPYFYQDRLNAYHIKFKQGEEILLKHAKLTEFGAAFLHSLNLESKNVFSKTINP, translated from the coding sequence ATGACTATTAACCAAAAATTATTATACACACTTCCAATGCAACCTTTTATGGGCAAAACCCATATAAAGGTTATGCATTGTTACCTTAGAAAACGAACAAGGAAAAGTTTTTTGGAGCTTATTCTTGCCGCAGAGAAGGGACTTAACGCAAATTTCAATTTGCTTTTAAAAAAGATAAACAGTTTAGATGTTAATAAACATTTCTCTCCTATGCTGTATTTTTATTACTACTCTGTTTTAGAAGCTCTTTATGGCCAAAAGAAGGATGAAGTTGATAATCTCTGTCATTTATTAAATGAATTCAGTATTGATAATTTTTATATACAAGAATTTCTGATTGATAATGATCAAAATAACCCAATTATAGAGAACCAACTAAATTATGTTCGGTCTGTATCTAATAAAATTGAAACATTTGAGCAACTTTCAACTACTGAATATGATTTAGCTAAAAAACAAATAGCTAAAGTATTTAGTGTTATTAAGAAAACAAATAAAAAATTGTATAACGAAATTCAAGAAATACTCGCAGTATTACATATATCGAAAGGAATTTTTTTTGCTACAGCAGCAACGAGTTTAAAGTATTTTGGCATGATTATCCTTCGCTATAAATTGCTTGATTCTGAAGAACAACAATTTTTATATTTTTTTGACAGTATAATCCATGAAACATCTCATGTGTTTCTAAATTTATTGATGACCATAGACCCAATAATTCTAAATTCTACTGAACTATATCATTCTCCAGCACGAAATGTATTACGACCTTTAAAGGGAATTTTTCATGCACATTTTGTCTTTTTTAGATTAATTGTCATGTATAGATTAGCAGAAGATTATTTAATAGATATTAAACATAGTGGCCATCATGAAAATTATTCGAATCGACCCATTCGAGACTTGCCTTATTTTTATCAGGACCGTTTAAATGCATATCATATTAAATTTAAACAGGGTGAAGAAATCCTTTTAAAACATGCTAAATTAACTGAATTTGGCGCGGCGTTTTTACACTCACTTAACTTGGAGAGCAAAAATGTCTTTTCCAAAACTATCAACCCTTGA